A region of the Curvibacter sp. AEP1-3 genome:
ATTGACGAACGAACTTACCTTCGACATCGGACACGCTCTTGCGAATGGTTTCGCGGTAAGCCACCTGGGGCTTGCCCACGTTAGCTTCCACGCCGAATTCGCGCTTCATGCGGTCAACAATAATTTCCAAGTGCAATTCGCCCTGACCACCAATGATGGTCTGGCCGGATTCTTCGTCTGTCTGCACGCGGAAAGATGGATCTTCTGCAGCCAGACGGCTCAAAGCGATACCCATTTTTTCCTGGTCAGCCTTGGTCTTCGGCTCGACGGCTTGACGGATCACAGAGTCAGGGAACACCATGCGCTCCAGAGTGATCACGGCTGCAGGGTCGCACAAGGTTTCACCTGTGGTCACATCCTTCAAGCCCACACATGCAGCGATGTCACCGGCGCGGATTTCATCCACTTCTTCGCGGTTGTTCGCGTGCATTTGCACGATTCGGCCGATACGTTCTTTCTTGCCGCGCACAGCGTTGTAAACGGTGTCGCCTTTTTTCAGCACGCCGGAGTAAACGCGAACGAAAGTCAACTGACCCACAAACGGGTCGGTCATCAGCTTGAACGCCAAAGCAGCAAACTTTTCGTTGTCGTCAGCCTTGCGGGTGACTTCTTTTTCGTCTTCGTCAAAGCCCTTGATGGCCTTCACGTCCAGAGGAGAAGGCATCAGTTCAATCACGGCGTCCAACATGCGCTGCACACCCTTGTTCTTGAACGCAGTACCGCACAACATGGGCTGGATTTCACCAGCAATGGTGCGTGCGCGCAGACCGGCAGTGATTTCCTCTTCGGACAGTTCACCTTCTTCCAGGTACTTGTTCATCAGGTCTTCAGAGGCTTCAGCAGCCGCTTCGACCATCTTTTCGCGCCACTCTTTGGCGGTTTCCACGAGTTCTGCGGGGATCTCTTCAAAGGTGAACTTCATACCCTGGGAAGCTTCGTCCCAGATGATGGCTTTCATCTTGCGCAGATCAACCACACCGGTGAAGTTTTCTTCGGCACCGATTGGGATCACGATAGGCACAGGGCTGGCCTTCAAGCGCAGCTTCATCTGGTCCACGACCTTGAAGAAGTTGGCACCGGTACGGTCCATCTTGTTCACGAAGGCCAAACGTGGCACTTTGTACTTGTTAGCCTGACGCCAAACGGTTTCAGACTGGGGCTGCACGCCACCCACTGCGCAGTAAACCATGCAGGCGCCGTCCAGCACGCGCATGGAACGCTCCACTTCAATCGTGAAGTCCACGTGTCCGGGGGTGTCAATGATGTTGATGCGGTGCTCAGCGAAAGAAGAGTCCATGCCCTTCCAGAAGCAAGTTGTAGCCGCGGAGGTAATGGTGATACCACGCTCTTGCTCTTGCTCCATCCAGTCCATCGTGGCCGCGCCATCGTGCACTTCGCCGATTTTGTGGTTCACGCCGGTGTAGAAAAGAATACGCTCGGTCGTGGTGGTTTTGCCGGCGTCAATGTGCGCAGAAATACCGATATTGCGGTAGCGCTCAATGGGGGTAGTGCGAGCCATGATGGATCCTTGGTTGATCAAATTCTTGAGAGGGTCTGCCGCACAATGCAGCAAGACAAACGACTTTCAGAGTATGGCCAGCCCACATGACAGCGCCATTGCGCTGCCCGGACCTGCCAAGCTCTAAAAGCCGCGATTTCCGTTGCTTAGAAACGGAAGTGAGAGAAGGCCTTGTTGGCTTCAGCCATACGGTGCACTTCGTCACGCTTCTTCATGGCGCCGCCACGGCCTTCAGTGGCTTCCAACATTTCGTTGGCCAGGCGCTGAGCCATGGACTTTTCACCACGCTTGCGAGCGGCTTCCTTGATCCAGCGCATGGACAAAGCCAAGCGACGGACGGGACGCACTTCAACAGGCACTTGGTAGTTGGCACCACCCACGCGGCGGGATTTCACTTCCACCATGGGCTTGACGTTGTTGATTGCAACGGTAAACGCTTCCAGAGCATCCTTATCGGGGTGCTTTTTGGCGATCAGCTCGAGTGCGCCGTAAATGATGCGCTCTGCAACTGCTTTTTTGCCGCCTTCCATGATCACGTTCATGAATTTGGACAGCTCGACGTTGCCGAACTTGGGATCCGGCAGGATTTCACGTTTAGGGACTTCGCGACGACGTGGCATATTTCACCTCATATTGCTTCAGTTGGTATCTTTTCAGACACCGCGAGAGTTATTCAAAACTCCCACTTACTCGACCCACACGGACAATTCCGGGCTTCGGGTCACTTCGCTGTATCTCCGCGCCACGCGGGGAACAGCACCGAAAAATTCGAACCTACAGAGCTTATTTAGCCTTTGGCTTCTTAGCACCGTACTTGGAACGGGACTGCTTGCGGTCTTTCACGCCTTGCAAGTCCAAAGAACCGCGAACGATGTGGTAACGCACACCGGGCAAGTCCTTGACACGACCGCCGCGAACCAGCACCACGCTGTGTTCCTGCAGGTTGTGGCCTTCACCGCCGATGTAAGAGATCACCTCAAAACCGTTGGTCAAGCGCACTTTGGCAACTTTACGCAGAGCGGAGTTAGGCTTTTTAGGAGTCGTTGTGTACACGCGAGTGCATACACCGCGACGCTGCGGAGAGTTCTGCATGGCAGGGCTCTTCGACTTGATGGTCTCGACCTCACGGCCTTGACGCACGAGTTGGTTAATGGTTGGCATTGAAAAACGTCCCTAAACGTTTGAATATTACGAAAACGTGAATCCCTTCGGAATTTCCGAAAAGCCTTCTAATGTAGCAGATCAAGGGTTTTCACGCAAACTGCTTGCGGCAATCAGCGGATCCAGAGGCGCAAAGCGTCCCAGGCACGACCGATGATCCCTGCCTGCTCCACACCGTCGAGCGCCAAAAGCGGCACTTCAGCCACCACTTGGTCGCCGGCACGCACCTTCAAAGTACCGAGCACCTGACCCTTGGCCACAGGCGCCACGATAGGCTCATTGCGGACGACTTCGGTCTTGAGTTGTGCGGCGGTACCTGCAGGCACTGCCACGATCACACCCTGCGCACGTCCGGCCTTGACTTCGGAACTGGCACCTTTCCAGACCTTGGGGGTGACAACGGCAGCGCCGGCGTCATACAGCTTTACCGCTTCAAAAGCGGTGTAACCCCAGTTCAAGAGCTTCTGGGATTCGTTGGCGCGGGCATTTTCACTCTCGGTTCCCAGCACGATGGACAGGAGACGACGGCTTCCAGTGGCGGCCGGAGTACCTGCAGGTGCGCCCGCCGTTGCCAGCGCAGGGAAGTCACGTTTGGCGGTGGCCACCAGGCAATAGCCGGCGGCATCCGTGTGGCCCGTCTTCAGACCGTCGACCGTGGGATCGCGAAACAACAAAAGGTTACGGTTGCTGTCATTGGCAGCAGGTGTACCGGGATAGCGGTATTTCTTGATCGCGTAGTAACCCACGTAGTCCGGGAAGTCGCTCATCAGTCGAGTGGCCAGGATGCTGAGGTCACGGGCAGTCGTGATGTGGCCAGCCTCTGTCAAACCCTCCGGGTTCCGGTAGCCGGTGTTCTTCATGCCCAGCACCTTCGCTTGGTCATTCATCATCTGAACGAAGCGCTCCAACGATCCACCCACGCCTTCGGCCAGAGCCATCGTGGCGTCATTACCGCTTTGCACGATCATGCCTTTGATAAGGTCTTCGACGGGCACCTGCATCTTGGGGTCGATGAACATGCGCGAGCCCGGCATCTTCCAGGCGCGCTCACTGACGGGGAATGTCTGCTTCAAGTCGATTTTTTTGGATCGCAACGCGTCGAACACGAGGTAAGCCGTCATCAACTTGGTGAGCGAGGCGGGCTCCACCGGCATATCCATGTCCTTGGATGCCAGGATTTGGTTGGAAGTAACGTCCAGCAGCAAATAAGCGCGGGCAGCCACTTCAGGGGGATGCGGAGCCTGTGCGGCAACGGCAAAGCTCAGGGCCGCCAAAACGGAGGCAATCAAGAATTTCATAGGTCAGTCAAGTTGGGAATCAAAGAGGTAGAGGCGCAAGCCTTGCGGTCGGGCCCGCAGAGTCAGGCCCGGAGATGACGCGCCACCAGGCTGCGCAACAAGGGCAATTGTCCATGAAAGAAGTGGCCGCCCCCGGGCACCACCGTCACCGGCAGACTTTGGGGACGGGCCCAGTTCATTACATCAGCCAAGGGTACGGTGTCATCCTGCTCGCCGTGCAGCACCAGGGTGCAATCGTGCAAGTCAGGCGCCACGGGCGCTACCTCGAAGCGGCTCGCCGCAGTGCCCACCAGCACAACCTTGGCAAGGTCACGCCCCGCCATGGCGGTCACCGCGTGGCTCGTTACAAACGCTCCGAAGGAAAATCCCGCCAGCGCCAGCGTCCCGTCAGGGGTGGCGTGCGCCACCACAGCCAGCATGTCTTGCAGTTCGCCAGTGCCGTTGTCGTAAGAGCCTTCACTGCCACCCACACCTCGAAAATTAAATCGTACGGCACGCCACCCCGTCTGCACAAAGGCGCGCGCCACCGTCTGCACCACCTTGTTGTCCATGCTTCCGCCGAACAGCGGATGAGGATGGGCAATAACCGCCGTACCGCGCCAGGCCTGCGCAGGGATATCAACAGGCTCATCGATGAGCCCTTCCAGCACGCCGGACGGACCCGCGATCCGGAATTTTTGTGTAGAGGAATTCATTTGCTATGGATTCAGTAGCTGCTCGCGCACATTTGGCGGGCGCTACCGGCACTTTTTATTCAAATCAGCGGCCGAGGTGGGCGGGCGTCAACAAGCGCTCCACCACTTTGCCGTTCTTCAGATGCGACTCAACGATTTCTTCAATGTCTTGTGCATCCACAAAGGTATACCAAACGGCCTCCGGATACACCACCGCCACCGGGCCGGCAGCACAGCGGTCCAGACAACCCGCCTTGTTGACCCGCACTTGGCCGGGGCCGGACAAACCGGCTTCTTTGACGAGCTGCTTGCAACGGTCAAAACCCTCTTGAGCATTGTGGTGTGCACAGCAGTCTTCCCCGTTTTTGCGCTCATTGAGGCAGAAGAAGATGTGGCGCTCGTAGTAAGAGGCAGTGGTTTGTGTGGTGTCGGTCATGGCGGGGTTCTAGTTTTTCGCATCCCGGCGGCCAATTTGTCCGAGCAGATAAACCGATGCCACATAGGGCCACAGCCACCCGACCCACTGCGCCAAACCATTGAAGCGGATGAAGCGCCCCTGCTCCCACAGCAGCAAGGTCTGCGCAAAATACGGACTCTCCGGCGCCTGGTTCAACAAACTCAAATACACACCGAGAGAGAGCAAAGCCAATGCGGCACTGGCCCGCCAGGAGGCGAAGACAAACAGCAGCGCCAGCGAAGCCCCGGTGAACAAGCCGATTTGGGCTGGCACATCCAACCACGCCCAGGCATGCAGCGGCCCCCAACTGAGCGCGGCGGACAAGGCTGAAACCAGAATGGCAGACCCGGTGGTCACTCCCACCACCACCATGCGCCGCCACACCGGACGAACTACACAAAAGCCCAAGAGGCAGGGAATCAACAAACCCAAGGCCACGCACAACAACTCTGTGCCGGGCGCAAGCGGCAACAACTCGGTATCACGCACCGGCAGCCACGCCTCGAAACTCGAATCCTCCACGTAGGACTGCAGCAGCGCCTCCAGCCGGGTCACCACTTGACCCAGCCCCAAGGGCACCGATGCAGGAAAGAGTAAGCCCACCGGCCAGGTCGACAAGAGCACGATGCCACCACGGGAATGCGGCACAAACCACCGGCTGCGCAACTGGTTCCAGCGATCAATTGCACCCGCCTTTTGCAGCACAAAGGCCGCTATCGCACCCACCCATGCCCCCGCAGCATTCAACAGAAAGTCCTCCCGCGAGGGCACCCGCGACGGCAAATAACTTTGGAGCCCCTCCATACACAGGGAGAGCAGCACCACGCCTACGGGCGCCCACCAAACGGAAGAGCGCCGCCACCCCGAACGCAAGGCACCGAGCCCGACCAGGCCACCCAAGGGCACGTACCCGGCCACGTTGACCGCGACGTCAAACCCGGTCCAGTAACGGGGTGTAGGCGCCAGCAAAAACTCCCAGCTGGCAATACCCTGATCGCGCCATTCCACAAATGGAAACAGGCTCGCATACACCACCAGCGCTGCGTACAGGGCAGCCAAAGGCCATGCGGTGGACTTGTGCATGGCAAAGCGTCGTCAGAAAGGCTTCACCACCACAAGGATGACGATGGCCGTGAGCAAGAGCACCGGAATCTCATTAAACCAGCGATAAAACACATGGCTGCGCTGGCTGATACCGGCTTCCAACTTGCGCAGCATCACGGAGCACCCATGGTGATAACCGATGACCAGCAAGACCAGCATGAGCTTGGCGTGCATCCACCCGCTGCCGGGTCCCATACCAATGCCGTAACCCAACCACAGATACAGACCCAAGCCCAAGGCCGGCCCTGCCAGCAAGGTGGTGAAGCGCAGCAGCTTGCGCGCCATCAACAGCAAGCGCGCCCGCTCGGCATCAGAGCCTGCGGGCACCATCGCCAGATTCACAAAAATGCGAGGGAGATAGAACAAGCCGGCGAACCAGCTGGCGATAAATACGATGTGGAGGGCTTTGATCCAGAGCATGAGCAAGTGTAGCCCCCACGCTCCACCGCTGCGCGGGTCGCTGCCCCCCAAGGGGGCTCATTTGCCTTGGGGCCGCCCGGCGGCAAATGGTGCAGTCGCAGGCACTGGCGTGCGCAACATTCCTAGGGCGGGCTGAGCGTTTTGCGCAGGTCAAGGAGGAGGCCGAAGGCCGGGGGACACGGAGCAAAACGCTCAGCCCGCCCGATCTCCTCCAAGCAAAAAGGAGAAAAGGGAAAGTACAGGATCGAGTAGGGTGAGGGGTTACCCCCTCAGCCCTCTCACACCACCGTACGTGCGGTTCCGCATACGGCGGTTCAAGTAGGACGCTGGAGGTGCTGGTGGGTTGCCACCAGCGAGACCAGCCCGAGTGATCGAGTAGGGTGAGGGGTTACCCCCTCAGCCCTCTCACACCACCGTACGTGCGGTTCCGCATACGGCGGTTCAAGTAGGACGCTGGAGGTGCTGGTGGGTTGCCACCAGCGAGACCAGCCCGAGTTGCGTGAAGTATTTCGTCGGGAGAGCTTGGCGCAGGTGTTTGGCACCGGCGTTCCACCATGGACCATGGCCATTGACGCTGGACTTCCATGCCCGCTGGGCATCGAGCCCGAGTGCGAGCATTTTGGATTCCCGCGTCTTTGTCCTTTTCCATTGCCTCCACATCAGGGCGCGTAGCCGTCTACGTACCCACATATCCAGTGCTTCGATGGGCTTGTGGCTCTGGGTCAGGCTGAAGTAGTTCATCCATCCCCGTAAAACCGGATTTAGCTTTTCGATGGTCTGGGGCAGTGGCCTGCCCCGTCCCTGTGCACAGTATGTGCGCACGGCGTGCATCAGGCGTTGCGTGCTTTCCTTGGCTATTCGGATTTTGCTGGCTCGTTGTGCTGTCACGCTGTATCCCAGAAACTTGCGTTTCCATGGCCGCTCAACCGCACTTTTGGTCTCGTTCACAGTGAGCTTGAGCCGGTTTGCAAGAAACCTCTTTATGCCCTCCATGATGCGTTGGCCCGCCCGCTGACTGCTCACGTAGATGTTGCAGTCATCCGCATACCTGCAAAACAGCAGCTTGCGTGCCTCTAGCTCCCGGTCTAAATCAGTCAACAGGATGTTGGACAGTAGTGGTGACAGGGGGCCGCCTTGCGGTGTACCCTCGTACCGTGGTGTCTCTACCCCGTTGGCCATCATCCCGGCCTCCAGAAACCTGCGTATCAGGCTCAGGACGGTTTTGTCCTGTACCTGGCGTGCCACCCGCGCCATCAGCACGTCGTGGTTGACACGGTCGAAGAATTTCTCCAGGTCCATGTCCACCACCCAGCGCTTGCCGCCACGGATGTACTCTGCCGCTTTGCTTACCGCCTGCTTCGCACTTTTCCCCGGTCTGAAGCCGTAGCTGCTTTGCGAGAAGGTAGGTTCAAACAGGGGTTGCATCGCCTGATGTAGCGCCTGCTGAATCAGCCTGTCCACCACCGTGGGCACTCCGAGCGTGCGTACCCCGCCTTGCGGCTTGGGTATGTCCACCCGACGTACCGCTTGGGGGCGGTAGGTTCCATCCAGTAACGACTTCTTTACTTGCGACCAGTTCACTTTGAGCCACGTCTTGAGGTCTTCACAGCGCATTCCGTCAATGCCGGGTGCGCCGCGATTCTTCATGACTCGGCTGTAAGCGAGCTGCATGTTGTCGCGATCCACGACTCGGCTCATGAGCCGGTCTCTCTCCGATTTCGGTTGCTCGACGTACGCCGTACCCACCTCAGCACCCACGTGCGCACTCCCCAGATTCCGTCCGGTTCCTTCGCTGTGGGCCCCTCTTGCGAGGGCTTCTGCTTCATCGATTGGCATCGAGTGACTTCGTTCCTACTCTCGTTTCCACTTGTTCGGGCCTTCGGTGCCGCCTCTTGTGGCTCATCACCTTGGGTTGCACCTACTATGCCCTCTGCTGACTTCTGAGCGAGCCTCCCGTCACCTTTCGATGGCCGGTAGCCCTTACGGGCACCACACTCAGATCTCTCCGGGTATTACGCACCCACTTTCACGCTTATGTCCGTCGGATCTACGCCACAGAGTTCCGTGCAAGTTTTGGGCTTCAGAGATTTCGGACTCCTTACCCCCCTGTGGCGCCTCATATCCGCTTCCTGTTCGTCGAACCAGCGCTTTGCCATCCGGCTTCCTTCAGACTCGCAGTCGCCCGCGAAGCCCTTGCCATTGGCTAACCCTTCCCCTTGCAGGGCGAGTAGAGGTCTTTCACCTCCTAGTGAGAGCGTCCTGCCGGACGCACCGAAAAANTATGCCCTCTGCTGACTTCTGAGCGAGCCTCCCGTCACCTTTCGATGGCCGGTAGCCCTTACGGGCACCACACTCAGATCTCTCCGGGTATTACGCACCCACTTTCACGCTTATGTCCGTCGGATCTACGCCACAGAGTTCCGTGCAAGTTTTGGGCTTCAGAGATTTCGGACTCCTTACCCCCCTGTGGCGCCTCATATCCGCTTCCTGTTCGTCGAACCAGCGCTTTGCCATCCGGCTTCCTTCAGACTCGCAGTCGCCCGCGAAGCCCTTGCCATTGGCTAACCCTTCCCCTTGCAGGGCGAGTAGAGGTCTTTCACCTCCTAGTGAGAGCGTCCTGCCGGACGCACCAAAAAAAAAAAAAAAAAAACCCCAGCACACGGCTGGGGTGGTAAGCCTTTTTTGCTGTCACACATCAAGGCCCCGCTCAGGGAGGAAAAGCGGGGGATAGCAAGCTACCCGGAGCGGAATTTAGCAATGTTGCCGGCGTGTGACAAGCGTTTTTTGGCAATATCCTTCCTATTCGCTGAGGTATTCAGCAAATTGACTAAACGGTCAGACCACTGGGCCGTACGGCTTTCGGGCACAATTTTGGGCATGACCCCTTACGCACCTTTCCCCGCCGGACGCCCGCGCCGCCTGCGCCGCGACACCTTCACCCGCAACCTGGTGCGTGAAAACGCCCTGACCGCCCATGACCTGATCTACCCGGTCTTTGTGGTGGACGGACAAGCACAGCGCGTGCCAATTACATCCATGCCCGGCGTGGAGCGGCTCAGCCTGGATTTGCTGCTGCCGGTGGCCGAGCAGTGCGTGAAGCTGGAAATCCCGGTCATGGCCTTGTTTCCGGTGGTCGACCAGTCCCTCAAAACCTACGACGGCGCCGAAGCCCTGAACCCTGACGGTCTGGTACCTCGTGTGGTGCGCGCCTTGAAAAAAGAATTCCCCGAGCTTGGAGTGATGACCGACGTGGCGCTGGACCCGTTTACCACGCACGGCCAGGACGGCATCCCCGACACCCGCCCCGAAGAAAACGGCTACATCCTGAACGAGGAAACCACCGCCCAGTTGGTGCAGCAGGCGCTGACCCAGGCCCGTGCCGGGGTGGACATCGTGGCGCCCAGTGACATGATGGACGGACGCATAGGCGCCATCCGCACCGCCCTGGAAGCCGAAAAGCTGGTGCACACCCGCATCATGGCCTACAGCGCCAAGTACGCATCGGCCTTCTACGGCCCCTTCCGTGATGCCGTAGGCTCCGCCGGCAACCTTGGCAAGGGCAACAAAAAGGTCTACCAGATGGACCCTGCCAATACCGACGAAGCACTGCGCGAAGTGGCGATGGACATTGCAGAAGGCGCTGACATGGTGATGGTCAAACCCGGCATGCCTTACCTGGACGTGGTGCGCCGCGTGAAAGACGAGTTCAAGGTGCCTACCTTTGCCTACCAGGTGAGCGGCGAATACGCCATGCTCAAAGCCGCCGCCCAGAATGGTTGGCTGGACCATGACGCGGTGATGATGGAGAGCCTGCTGGCCTTCAAACGCGCTGGGGCAGACGGCATCCTGACCTACTTCGCCCTTGACGCAGCTCTTGCCCTGAAAGCCTGACGCTATCAAATCAGGAGCTGCCCGCGCACATTCCACGAGCGGTAGCAGCACTTTTTATCTACAAGGCACGCCATGCGCATCTTTCACATCGAGCCGGGGCACATCCGCGAAAGCGCCGACCTGGAAGCCCTGTCCGCGCAAGGTCTGGAGCAGCAGGGCTATGTGTGGATCGCCTGTGGACGCCCGGAGTTTGAGGCAGAGCAGATGCGCGTGCAGGCCGCATTGCAAGCCCTGTGCGGCGTGCAGTTGGTGGATCTGCACATCTCCGACCTGATCAACAAGCAGCTGCCCTCGCACTACGACTACACCTCGCAGTACGACGTGCTGGTGTTCCGCCGCCTGGCGGCGAGTTCCACGGCAAAACCAGGTGCAGCGCCGGTTACCGGTGCACCCGCCGGTCGCCTGAGTGGGCCACCTATTCTGCGGCGCATAGATACCAGCCCCGTGGGTTTTGCCGTGTTTGACCGCGTGTTGCTCACAGTGCACCCCGACGACTGCACGGTGCGCGACACCTACGCCGACAAGCTGCTGCAAACCGCTAGCGCTGAATCCCGTGCCGCGGGTGCACGCTTGCCCACCAGCCCTGCAGACCTGATGCTGCGCATCGTGAACTCCATGGTGGACGGCTACCTCGCCCTGCGGCGCGAACTGACCCAGCAGCTGGACCATTGGCAGAGTGAGTTGCTCAGTCCGCGTGCACGCTTTACCAACTGGAGCGCCTTGCTCGAAGCGCGCATGGCACTGCATCAACTGGACGACGTGTGCGAGGAGCAGCGCTCCAGCATTCAGGACTGGATTGAGGCCATCAAAACCTGGCCGGAACCGGAAAGCCCCCTGGAAGCCCGCGAACGGGAACTGCTGCAAGTGCGAAGCCGGGATGTGCTTGAACACATAGAGCGCGTGGTGCACCACGTGCGCCGGCTGGAGCAGAGCGTGGAAACCGCGGTGCAAATGCACTTCAGCGTGCAAGGCAGCCGCACCAACGACATCATGCGCACCTTGACGGTGCTCACCGCCATTTTTTTGCCGTTGAACCTGATGGCCGGCATTTTCGGGATGAACTTCGACTTCATCCCGTTGCTGCACCAGCAAAGCGGCTTCTGGTGGACCTTGGGCGCCATGGGCCTGACAGCGGCCGGGCTGGCGCTCGTCTTCTGGCGCAAACGCTACCTCGCCCGTACCACCCGTTAACGCGAGTGGGTTCTGCCCTGCCCTTCTCCGCTCAGCCTACGTGCTGTTGCAAAAATGCCAGCGTCCGCTGGCGGGCCAAGGCCGCAGCCTCAGCGTTGTAGGCGGCGCGGTGGTCGCAGTTAAAGCCGTGCTGGGCCGGATAGATCTGCACCTCCACACCGGGCTGGGCCTTGGCAAACGCATGCACCGTGTCAATGGGAATGGCATGGTCCTGCTCACCGAAATGGGCCAGCACCGGGCAAGCGGGCACGCGAGCTGCTTCGACCGGTGTGGTCATGCCGCCGCCGTAGTAAGGCACCGCAGCAGCCAAGCCCTTCACCTGCTCGGCCGCACGCCAGCTAAGCCAACCGCCCCAGCAGTAACCCATCACCGCCACTTTGCCGGCACGGGCTGCGTAGTCGACCGCGGCCTGCACGTCCTGCATCACGCCGGGAGACGGCAAAGCCTCCACCTGCGCTTTCAAGGCGGCGCCGGCGGCAATGTCGTCTTTGGTGTAGCCCAGCTCCACACCTGCCTGCACGCGCTGAAAGGTAGCAGGCGCCACCACCAGATATCCGTCCGCCGCGAAGCCATCCACCACCGCGCGGATATGGGCATTCACCCCGAAGATTTCCTGCAACACCACGAGCCCGCCCTTGGGCGCCCCCACCGGAGTAGCAAGGTAAGCGGGAATGGAAGTGCCGTCGGCGGCGGTGAGGGTGATGGTGCTGCCCATGGGGGTGTCCTGAATACGAGACATCAATTTACTGGGCCTGAAAACCGCTGGCCTTGATCATCTTGGCCCAGACGTCGGTATACGCCTGTTCGCGCTTGGCGAGCTGCTGCTGGTTCATAAAGCCCACGGTCAGGCCCATGGAGGTGAGGTGCTGTTTGACATCCGGTTGTGCAATGACCTTGGCCAAGGCATCCGACAACTTGTCCAGTGTGGCCTTTGGAGTGCCGGCCGGCGCAAACAGGCCGTAGTACGGCATGTCTTCCAGACCGGCCAGGCCCAGCTCACTGAAGGTCGGCACATCTGGCAGGATGGCCTGGCGGCTACCGCCCAGCACGGCCACGATGCGGATCTTGCCGGCCTTGTGGTTCTCGATGAAGTCCGGCACGGAACCCACACCCGCTGCGATCTGGTTGCCCAGCATGTCGGCCATCATGGGGGCGCTGCCACGGTAGGGGGCCGCCACCAGGTCCAGCTTGTATTTCTCGCCCAGCACCTTCACCAGGAATTCCGGTGTCGAGGCCGGTGCAGGCACGCCCAGCGTGCCTTTGCCGCCTTGGGTGCGCACCCAGGCCATGTATTCGGCGGTGGTCTTGGCAGGCGTACCCCCGGAGACAGCCAGCGCATTCACAAAAGTAGCGAACCCGGCTACGGGCACAAAGTCCTTGGCAGGCTCAAACCCGGGGTTTTTGACCACCTGCGGCAGGATGGAGATGGTGTGGTCGTGGCTCAGGAAAAGGGTGTTGCCGTCCGGTGCTGCGGCCTTGAGCGCTTGGGCGGCAATCTGGCCGCCGGCTCCGGCTTTGTTCTCCACCACCA
Encoded here:
- a CDS encoding D-alanyl-D-alanine carboxypeptidase family protein codes for the protein MKFLIASVLAALSFAVAAQAPHPPEVAARAYLLLDVTSNQILASKDMDMPVEPASLTKLMTAYLVFDALRSKKIDLKQTFPVSERAWKMPGSRMFIDPKMQVPVEDLIKGMIVQSGNDATMALAEGVGGSLERFVQMMNDQAKVLGMKNTGYRNPEGLTEAGHITTARDLSILATRLMSDFPDYVGYYAIKKYRYPGTPAANDSNRNLLLFRDPTVDGLKTGHTDAAGYCLVATAKRDFPALATAGAPAGTPAATGSRRLLSIVLGTESENARANESQKLLNWGYTAFEAVKLYDAGAAVVTPKVWKGASSEVKAGRAQGVIVAVPAGTAAQLKTEVVRNEPIVAPVAKGQVLGTLKVRAGDQVVAEVPLLALDGVEQAGIIGRAWDALRLWIR
- a CDS encoding (2Fe-2S) ferredoxin domain-containing protein, with the protein product MTDTTQTTASYYERHIFFCLNERKNGEDCCAHHNAQEGFDRCKQLVKEAGLSGPGQVRVNKAGCLDRCAAGPVAVVYPEAVWYTFVDAQDIEEIVESHLKNGKVVERLLTPAHLGR
- a CDS encoding CopD family protein, whose amino-acid sequence is MLWIKALHIVFIASWFAGLFYLPRIFVNLAMVPAGSDAERARLLLMARKLLRFTTLLAGPALGLGLYLWLGYGIGMGPGSGWMHAKLMLVLLVIGYHHGCSVMLRKLEAGISQRSHVFYRWFNEIPVLLLTAIVILVVVKPF
- a CDS encoding VanZ family protein, producing the protein MHKSTAWPLAALYAALVVYASLFPFVEWRDQGIASWEFLLAPTPRYWTGFDVAVNVAGYVPLGGLVGLGALRSGWRRSSVWWAPVGVVLLSLCMEGLQSYLPSRVPSREDFLLNAAGAWVGAIAAFVLQKAGAIDRWNQLRSRWFVPHSRGGIVLLSTWPVGLLFPASVPLGLGQVVTRLEALLQSYVEDSSFEAWLPVRDTELLPLAPGTELLCVALGLLIPCLLGFCVVRPVWRRMVVVGVTTGSAILVSALSAALSWGPLHAWAWLDVPAQIGLFTGASLALLFVFASWRASAALALLSLGVYLSLLNQAPESPYFAQTLLLWEQGRFIRFNGLAQWVGWLWPYVASVYLLGQIGRRDAKN
- the rpsG gene encoding 30S ribosomal protein S7, translating into MPRRREVPKREILPDPKFGNVELSKFMNVIMEGGKKAVAERIIYGALELIAKKHPDKDALEAFTVAINNVKPMVEVKSRRVGGANYQVPVEVRPVRRLALSMRWIKEAARKRGEKSMAQRLANEMLEATEGRGGAMKKRDEVHRMAEANKAFSHFRF
- the rpsL gene encoding 30S ribosomal protein S12 codes for the protein MPTINQLVRQGREVETIKSKSPAMQNSPQRRGVCTRVYTTTPKKPNSALRKVAKVRLTNGFEVISYIGGEGHNLQEHSVVLVRGGRVKDLPGVRYHIVRGSLDLQGVKDRKQSRSKYGAKKPKAK
- the fusA gene encoding elongation factor G, encoding MARTTPIERYRNIGISAHIDAGKTTTTERILFYTGVNHKIGEVHDGAATMDWMEQEQERGITITSAATTCFWKGMDSSFAEHRINIIDTPGHVDFTIEVERSMRVLDGACMVYCAVGGVQPQSETVWRQANKYKVPRLAFVNKMDRTGANFFKVVDQMKLRLKASPVPIVIPIGAEENFTGVVDLRKMKAIIWDEASQGMKFTFEEIPAELVETAKEWREKMVEAAAEASEDLMNKYLEEGELSEEEITAGLRARTIAGEIQPMLCGTAFKNKGVQRMLDAVIELMPSPLDVKAIKGFDEDEKEVTRKADDNEKFAALAFKLMTDPFVGQLTFVRVYSGVLKKGDTVYNAVRGKKERIGRIVQMHANNREEVDEIRAGDIAACVGLKDVTTGETLCDPAAVITLERMVFPDSVIRQAVEPKTKADQEKMGIALSRLAAEDPSFRVQTDEESGQTIIGGQGELHLEIIVDRMKREFGVEANVGKPQVAYRETIRKSVSDVEGKFVRQSGGKGQYGHVVFTVEPNEAGKGFEFVDAIKGGVVPREYIPAVEKGVIEALTQGVMAGYPVVDVKVTLTFGSYHDVDSNENAFKMAAIFGFKEGCRKANPVILEPMMAVEVETPEDYAGNVMGDLSSRRGMVQGMDDMVGGGKAIKAEVPLSEMFGYSTSLRSMSQGRATYTMEFKHYAEAPRNVSEAIMAARAK
- a CDS encoding alpha/beta hydrolase is translated as MNSSTQKFRIAGPSGVLEGLIDEPVDIPAQAWRGTAVIAHPHPLFGGSMDNKVVQTVARAFVQTGWRAVRFNFRGVGGSEGSYDNGTGELQDMLAVVAHATPDGTLALAGFSFGAFVTSHAVTAMAGRDLAKVVLVGTAASRFEVAPVAPDLHDCTLVLHGEQDDTVPLADVMNWARPQSLPVTVVPGGGHFFHGQLPLLRSLVARHLRA